One region of Manis pentadactyla isolate mManPen7 chromosome 9, mManPen7.hap1, whole genome shotgun sequence genomic DNA includes:
- the MRPL17 gene encoding 39S ribosomal protein L17, mitochondrial codes for MRVSVAVAISHGRIFRRLGLGPESRIHLLRNLLTGLVRHERIEASWARVDEMRGYAEKLIDYGKMGDTNERAMRMADFWLTEKDLIPKLFQVLAPRYQGQNGGYTRMLQIPNRNKQDRAKMAVIEYKGNCLPPLPLPRRDSNLTLLNQLLQGLQQDQEANIHSSHTAQTPKI; via the exons ATGCGGGTTTCCGTCGCTGTCGCCATCTCCCATGGCCGCATATTCCGCCGCCTGGGCCTCGGTCCAGAGTCCCGCATCCACCTGTTGCGGAACTTGCTTACGGGACTAGTGCGACACGAACGCATCGAGGCCTCATGGGCACGCGTGGATGAGATGAGGGGCTACGCCGAGAAG CTCATTGACTATGGGAAGATGGGAGACACCAATGAACGAGCCATGCGCATGGCCGACTTCTGGCTCACG GAGAAAGACTTGATCCCAAAGCTGTTTCAAGTTCTGGCCCCTCGGTACCAAGGTCAGAATGGGGGCTACACGAGAATGCTGCAGATACCAAATCGGAATAAGCAGGATCGGGCCAAGATGGCAGTGATCGAGTATAAAGGGAACTGCCTaccacccctgcccctgcctcgcAGAGACAGCAACCTTACACTCCTAAACCAGCTGCTTCAGGGGCTGCAGCAGGACCAGGAAGCAAACATCCACAGCTCCCACACAGCTCAAACACCAAAGATTTAA